A genomic region of Trifolium pratense cultivar HEN17-A07 linkage group LG3, ARS_RC_1.1, whole genome shotgun sequence contains the following coding sequences:
- the LOC123918459 gene encoding eukaryotic translation initiation factor 1A-like — MPKNKGKGGKNRKRGKNEADDEKRELVFKEDGQEYAQVLRMLGNGRCEAMCIDGTKRLCHIRGKMHKKVWIAAGDIILVGLRDYQDDKADVILKFMPDEARLLKAYGELPEGTKLNELIGGGLDDEEDGDVNDYIDFEDEDIDKI, encoded by the coding sequence ATGCCGAAGAACAAGGGAAAGGGAGGAAAGAATCGAAAGAGAGGTAAGAACGAAGCCGACGACGAGAAACGAGAGCTTGTTTTCAAAGAAGATGGTCAAGAATACGCTCAAGTTCTCCGTATGCTCGGTAACGGTCGATGCGAAGCTATGTGCATCGACGGCACAAAACGTCTCTGTCACATCCGTGGTAAGATGCACAAAAAGGTTTGGATTGCTGCCGGCGATATAATCCTCGTCGGACTCCGTGATTATCAGGATGATAAGGCTGATGTTATCCTTAAATTCATGCCTGATGAGGCTCGTCTTTTGAAAGCTTATGGTGAGCTTCCTGAGGGTACTAAACTTAATGAACTTATTGGTGGTGGtcttgatgatgaagaggatgGTGATGTTAATGATTACATCGACtttgaagatgaagatattgataaaatttaa